A single region of the Aeromicrobium chenweiae genome encodes:
- the rpsM gene encoding 30S ribosomal protein S13, translating into MARLVGVDLPREKRIEIALTYVFGIGRTRATETLAATGISPDKRVHELDDDDLVALRDHIEANYQTEGDLRRNVTADIRRKMEIGSYQGRRHRAHLPVRGQRTKTNARTRKGPKRTVAGKKK; encoded by the coding sequence ATGGCACGCCTCGTAGGAGTCGATCTCCCGCGCGAGAAGCGCATCGAGATCGCACTCACATATGTATTCGGGATCGGCCGCACCCGTGCGACCGAGACCCTCGCAGCAACCGGCATCAGCCCGGACAAGCGCGTCCACGAGCTCGACGACGACGACCTCGTCGCCCTGCGCGATCACATCGAAGCGAACTACCAGACCGAGGGCGATCTTCGCCGCAACGTCACGGCAGACATTCGCCGCAAGATGGAGATCGGCAGCTACCAGGGCCGCCGCCACCGTGCGCACCTGCCCGTTCGCGGCCAGCGCACCAAGACCAACGCGCGTACCCGCAAGGGCCCCAAGCGCACCGTCGCCGGAAAGAAGAAGTGA
- the rpmJ gene encoding 50S ribosomal protein L36, which translates to MKVNPSVKKICDKCKVIRRHGRVMVICENPRHKQRQG; encoded by the coding sequence ATGAAGGTCAACCCGAGCGTGAAGAAGATCTGTGACAAGTGCAAGGTGATTCGTCGCCACGGCCGCGTCATGGTGATCTGCGAGAACCCCCGCCACAAGCAGCGTCAGGGTTAA
- the infA gene encoding translation initiation factor IF-1 codes for MAKKEGVIEMEGAVVEALPNAMFRVELANGHKVLAHISGKMRQHYIRILPEDRVVVELSPYDLSRGRIVYRYK; via the coding sequence ATCGAGATGGAAGGTGCCGTTGTCGAGGCGCTGCCCAACGCGATGTTCCGTGTTGAGCTGGCCAACGGCCACAAGGTTCTCGCGCACATCAGCGGCAAGATGCGTCAGCACTACATCCGCATCCTCCCCGAGGACCGGGTCGTGGTGGAGCTCTCGCCGTACGACCTCTCCCGCGGTCGCATCGTCTACCGCTACAAGTAA